One Delphinus delphis chromosome 3, mDelDel1.2, whole genome shotgun sequence genomic region harbors:
- the KIF20A gene encoding kinesin-like protein KIF20A, which yields MSQGILSPPAGLLSDEEVVVSPMFESTAADLGSVVRKDLLSDCSVISTSLEDKQQVPSEDSTEKVKVYLRVRPLLSSELERQEDQGCVRIENIETLALQAPKDSFAQKSNERGIGQATHRFTFSQIFGPEVGQECFFNLTVKEMVKDVLKGQNWLIYTYGVTNSGKTHTIQGTIKDGGILPRSLALIFNSLQGQLHPTPDLKPVLSNEVMWLDSKQIRQEELKKLALLNGGLQEEELSTSLKKNVYIESRMGTSSSFDSGIAGLSSTSQFTSSSQLDETSHQWAQPDTAPVSVPADVRFSIWISFFEIYNELLYDLLEPHSQQRKRQTLRLCEDQNGNPYVKDLNWIHVQDAEEAWKLLKVGRKNQSFASTHLNQNSSRSHSIFSVRILHLQGEGDIIPKISELSLCDLAGSERCKDQKSGERLKEAGNINTSLHTLGRCITALRQNQQNRSKQNLVPFRDSKLTRVFQGFFTGRGRSCMIVNVNPCASTYDETLHVAKFSAITSQLVHAPPVQLGFPSLHSFIKEHSLRASPSLETGAKTDPCLDDDIENEVDISTYGKEELLQVVGAMKALLLKERQEKLRLEMQLRDEICNEMVEQMQQREQWCSEHLDTQKELLEEMYEEKLTILKESLTSFYQEELQERDEKIEELEALLKEARQQPVAHQQSVSELSLRRSQRLAASASTQQLQEIKAKLQQCKAELNSTTEELQKYQKMLEPPPSAKPFIVDVDKKLEEGQKNIRLLRTELQKLGESLQSAERACCHSTGAGKLRQALATCDDILIKQDQTLAELQNNMMLVKLDLRKKAACIAEQYHTVLKLQGQASTKKRLGANQENQQPNQQPPGKKPFLRNLLPRTPTCQSSTDYSPYARILRSRCSPLLKSGPFGKKY from the exons ATGTCGCAAGGGATCCTTTCTCCACCAGCCGGCTTGCTGTCGGATGAGGAGGTCGTAGTCTCCCCCATGTTTGAGTCCACAGCTGCAGATTTGGGATCTGTGGTACGCAAGGACCTGCTGTCAGACTGCTCTGTCATCTCCACCTCCCTGGAAGACAAGCAGCAG GTTCCAtctgaagatagtacagagaaggTGAAAGTATACCTGAGGGTCAGGCCCTTGTTATCTTCAGAGTTAGAACGACAGGAGGATCAG GGTTGTGTCCGTATTGAGAATATAGAGACCCTTGCCCTACAGGCACCCAAGGACTCTTTTGCCCAGAAGAGCAATGAGCGAGGAATTGGACAGGCCACCCACAGATTCACCTTTTCCCAG ATCTTTGGGCCAGAAGTGGGCCAGGAATGTTTCTTCAACCTGACTGTGAAGGAGATGGTCAAGGATGTACTTAAAGGACAGAACTGGCTCATCTATACATATGGAGTCACCAACTCAGGGAAAACCCACACAATTCAAG GTACCATCAAGGATGGTGGGATCCTGCCCCGGTCCCTGGCTCTGATTTTCAACAGTCTCCAAGGCCAACTTCATCCAACACCtgatctgaagcctgtgctctccaACGAGGTAATGTGGCTAGACAGCAAGCAGATCCGGCAGGAGGAATTGAAGAAACTAGCCCTGCTAAATGGAGGCCTCCAAGAG GAGGAGCTGTCCACCTCCTTGAAGAAGAATGTCTACATTGAAAGTCGGATGGGTACCAGCAGCAGCTTTGACAGTGGCATTGCTGGGCTCTCCTCCACCAGTCAGTTTACCAGCAGTAGCCAGCTGGATG AAACGAGTCACCAATGGGCACAGCCAGACACTGCCCCAGTAAGTGTCCCTGCAGATGTTCGCTTCTCCATCTGGATCTCCTTCTTTGAGATCTACAATGAACTGCTTTATGACCTGTTAGAACCACATAGCCAGCAGCGCAAGAGGCAGACACTGCGGCTGTGTGAGGATCAGAATGGCAATCCCTACGTGAAAG ATCTCAATTGGATTCACGTTCAGGATGCTGAGGAGGCCTGGAAACTCCTGAAAGTGGGTCGTAAAAACCAGAGCTTTGCCAGCACCCACCTGAACCAGAACTCCAGCCGCAG TCATAGCATCTTCTCAGTCCGGATCCTGCACCTTCAGGGGGAAGGGGATATAATCCCCAAGATTAGCGA GTTATCACTCTGTGATCTGGCTGGTTCTGAGCGCTGCAAAGATCAAAAGAGTGGTGAGCGCCTGAAGGAAGCAGGAAACATTAACACTTCTCTGCACACCTTGGGCCGCTGTATTACTGCCCTGCGCCAAAACCAGCAGAACCG GTCAAAGCAGAACCTGGTTCCCTTCCGTGACAGCAAGTTGACTCGAGTGTTCCAAGGCTTCTTCACAGGCCGAGGCCGCTCCTGCATGATTGTCAATGTGAATCCCTGTGCATCTACCTATGATGAGACCCTTCATGTGGCCAAGTTCTCAGCCATTACTAGCCAG CTTGTGCATGCTCCACCTGTGCAACTGGGATTCCCATCGCTACATTCATTCATCAAGGAACACAGTCTGCGGGCATCTCCCAGCTTAGAGACTGGAGCTAAAACAGACCCATGCCTTGATGATGATATTGAAAATGAAGTTGACATCTCCACATATGGCAAGGAG GAGCTTCTACAGGTGGTGGGAGCCATGAAAGCACTGCTTTTGAAAGAACGGCAGGAAAAGTTGAGGCTGGAGATGCAGCTCCGTGATGAAATTTGCAATGAGATGGTGGAACAGATGCAACAGCGGGAACAGTGGTGCAG TGAACATTTGGACACCCAAAAGGAACTACTAGAGGAAATGTATGAAGAGAAACTAACGATCCTCAAGGAATCACTGACAAGTTTTTACCAAGAAGAACTTCAG GAGCGGGATGAGAAGATTGAAGAGCTAGAAGCTCtcttgaaggaagccagacagcaGCCAGTGGCCCATCAACAATCTGTGTCAGAACTGTCCCTACGGCGGTCACAAAGGTTGGCGGCTTCTGCCTCCACCCAGCAGCTCCAGGAGATTAAAGCTAAACTGCAACAATGCAAAGCAGAGCTAAACTCCACCACTGAAG aGCTGCAGAAATATCAGAAAATGTTAGAACCACCACCCTCAGCCAAGCCCTTCATCGTTGATGTGGACAAGAAGTTAGAGGAGGGCCAGAAG AATATAAGGCTGCTGCGGACAGAGCTTCAGAAACTTGGTGAGTCTCTCCAGTCAGCAGAAAGAGCCTGTTGCCACAGCACTGGAGCAGGAAAACTTCGCCAAGCCTTGGCCACATGTGATGACATCTTAATCAAACAG GATCAGACCCTGGCTGAGCTGCAGAATAACATGATGCTAGTAAAACTGGACCTTCGGAAGAAGGCAGCATGCATCGCGGAGCAGTATCATACTGTGCTGAAACTCCAAGGCCAGGCTTCTACCAAAAAGCGCCTCGGTGCCAACCAGGAAAACCAGCAACCAAACCAACAGCCCCCagggaagaaaccatttcttCGTAACTTACTGCCCCGAACACCCACCTGCCAAAGCTCAACAGACTACAGCCCTTATGCCCGGATCCTGCGCTCACGGTGCTCCCCTTTACTCAAATCTGGGCCTTTTGGCAAAAAATACTAA
- the CDC23 gene encoding cell division cycle protein 23 homolog, with protein MAASSSVVPVSVSAAVVPALSSSGDFSNLREIKKQLLLIAGLTRERGLLHSSKWSAELAFSLPALPLSELQPPPPITEEDAQDMDAYTLAKAYFDVKEYDRAAHFLHGCNSKKAYFLYMYSRYLSGEKKKDDETVDSLGPLEKGQVKNEALRELRVELSKKHQARELDGFGLYLYGVVLRKLDLVKEAIDVFVEATHVLPLHWGAWLELCNLITDKEMLKFLSLPDTWMKEFFLAHIYTELQLIEEALQKYQNLIDVGFSKSSYIVSQIAVAYHNIRDIDKALSIFNELRKQDPYRIENMDTFSNLLYVRSMKSELSYLAHNLCEIDKYRVETCCVIGNYYSLRSQHEKAALYFQRALKLNPRYLGAWTLMGHEYMEMKNTSAAIQAYRHAIEVNKRDYRAWYGLGQTYEILKMPFYCLYYYRRAHQLRPNDSRMLVALGECYEKLNQLVEAKKCYWRAYAVGDVEKMALVKLAKLHEQLTESEQAAQCYIKYIQDIYSCGEIVEHLEESTAFRYLAQYYFKCKLWDEASACAQKCCAFNDTREEGKALLRQILQLRNQGETPSTEMPAPFFLPASLSANNTPTRRVSPLNLSSVTP; from the exons ATGGCTGCCAGCTCTTCTGTAGTCCCGGTGTCAGTGTCGGCTGCCGTGGTCCCCGCCCTGTCATCGAGCGGCGATTTCTCAAATTTGCGGGAAATTAAAAAGCAGCTGCTACTTATCGCGGGCCTTACCCGGGAGCGGGGCCTACTGCACAGTAGCAAATG GTCTGCGGAGTTGGCCTTCTCCCTCCCGGCGTTGCCTCTGTCCGagctgcagccgccgccgcctATTACAGAG GAGGATGCTCAGGATATGGATGCTTACACCCTGGCCAAGGCCTACTTTGACGTTAAAGAGTATGATCGGGCAGCACATTTCCTGCATGGCTGCAATAGCAAGAAAGCCTATTTCCTGTACATGTATTCTAGATATCTG tctggagaaaagaagaaggatgATGAAACAGTTGATAGCCTAG GCCCACTGGAGAAAGGTCAAGTGAAAAATGAGGCTCTCAGAGAATTGAGAGTGGAGCTCAGCAAAAAACACCAGGCTCGGGAGCTTGATGGATTTGGCCTTTATCT GTATGGTGTGGTGCTTCGAAAGCTGGACTTGGTGAAAGAGGCCATTGATGTGTTTGTGGAGGCTACTCATGTTTTGCCTTTGCATTGGGGAGCCTGGCTAGAGCTCTGTAACTTGATTACAGACAAGGAGATG CTGAAGTTCCTGTCTTTGCCAGACACCTGGATGAAAGAGTTTTTTCTGGCTCATATATACACAGAGTTGCAGTTGATAGAGGAGGCCCTGCAAAAGTATCAGAATCTCATTGATGTGGGCTTCTCTAAGAGCTCATATATTGTTTCCCAAATTGCAGTTGCCTATCACAATATCAGAG ATATCGACAAAGCCCTCTCTATTTTTAATGAGCTAAGGAAACAAGACCCTTACAGGATTGAAAATATGGACACATTCTCCAACCTTCTTTATGTCAGG agcaTGAAATCTGAGTTGAGTTATCTGGCTCACAACCTCTGTGAGATTGATAAATATCGTGTAGAAACATGCTGTGTAATTG GCAATTATTATAGTTTGCGTTCTCAGCATGAGAAAGCAGCCTTGTATTTCCAGagagcactgaaattgaatccTCGGTATCTTGGTGCCTGGACGCTGATGGGACATGAGTACATGGAAATGAAGAACACATCTGCTGCTATTCAGGCTTATAG GCATGCTATTGAGGTCAATAAGCGGGACTACAGAGCCTGGTATGGCCTTGGGCAGACCTATGAAATCCTTAAGATGCCATTTTATTGCCTTTATTATTATAGACGGGCCCACCAGCTTCG GCCCAATGATTCTCGTATGCTGGTCGCTTTAGGAGAATGTTATGAGAAACTCAATCAACTAGTGGAAGCCAAAAAG tGCTATTGGAGAGCTTACGCCGTGGGAGATGTGGAAAAGATGGCTCTGGTGAAACTGGCAAA GCTTCATGAACAGTTGACTGAGTCAGAACAGGCAGCCCAATGTTACATCAAATATATCCAAGATATCTATTCGTGTGGG GAAATAGTGGAACACTTGGAGGAGAGCACTGCTTTCCGCTATCTGGCCCAGTATTATTTTAAGTGCAAGCTGTGGGATGAAGCTTCAGCTTGTGCCCAAAAGTGCTGTGCATTCAATGAT ACCCGGGAAGAAGGTAAGGCCTTGCTCCGGCAAATCCTACAGCTTCGGAACCAAGGCGAGACTCCCTCCACCGAGATGCCTGCTCCCTTTTTCCTCCCTGCTTCACTGTCTGCTAACAACACTCCCACACGCAGAGTTTCTCCACTCAACCTGTCTTCAGTCACACCATAG